A genomic stretch from Sphingomonas faeni includes:
- a CDS encoding CHAP domain-containing protein → MRLYAFRRWTPALLAIAVAAPAAASKSASLLDYVGQCVPFARAASGIQIYGNAWTWWEQAEGKYERTHVPKEGAVIVFAKTARLPFGHVAVVSRVVEKRVVMLTHANWSRQNGERGHAEQDVTLFDVSRNNDWSDVKVWYKDVDGLGGGIYPVYGFIYGRAHAAAELTSRNPDYVGALIDAYVPVSGQPIAR, encoded by the coding sequence ATGAGATTGTACGCCTTCCGTCGTTGGACGCCGGCACTGCTGGCAATCGCCGTGGCAGCGCCGGCCGCAGCCTCGAAATCGGCGTCGCTGCTCGATTACGTCGGCCAGTGCGTCCCTTTCGCGCGCGCCGCCTCGGGGATCCAGATCTACGGTAACGCCTGGACCTGGTGGGAGCAGGCTGAGGGCAAATACGAACGCACGCACGTCCCGAAGGAAGGCGCCGTCATCGTCTTCGCCAAGACCGCGAGACTGCCGTTTGGCCATGTCGCGGTCGTCAGCCGGGTCGTCGAGAAGCGCGTCGTCATGCTCACCCACGCGAACTGGTCGCGCCAGAACGGCGAACGCGGGCATGCCGAGCAGGACGTCACGCTGTTCGACGTCTCGCGCAACAACGACTGGAGCGACGTGAAGGTCTGGTACAAGGACGTCGACGGTCTGGGCGGCGGGATCTACCCGGTCTACGGCTTCATCTACGGTCGCGCGCACGCAGCCGCCGAACTTACCAGCCGCAACCCCGATTACGTCGGCGCACTCATCGACGCGTACGTACCGGTTAGTGGACAACCGATCGCGCGCTGA
- a CDS encoding AAA family ATPase: protein MKRFEGTQSYVATDDLKVAVNAAVTLRRPLLIKGEPGTGKTVLAYEIAKALGAPLIEWNIKSTTKAQQGLYEYDAVARLRDGQLGDARVHDIGNYIRKGKLWEAFTQPAPPVLLIDEIDKADIEFPNDLLQELDRMEFHVYETKETVRAVERPIVIITSNNEKELPDAFLRRCFFHYIKFPDRQTMQAIVDVHFPGIQKILVSKAMDLFYDVRDVPGLKKKPSTSELLDWLKLLLHEDMPLDILQNRDPTKAIPPLHGALLKNEQDVMLFERLAFMAKRQKNQG from the coding sequence ATGAAGCGCTTCGAGGGCACCCAGAGCTACGTCGCGACCGACGATCTGAAGGTCGCGGTCAACGCCGCCGTGACGCTGCGCCGCCCGCTGCTGATCAAGGGTGAACCCGGCACCGGCAAGACCGTCCTCGCCTACGAGATCGCGAAAGCCCTCGGCGCACCACTGATCGAGTGGAACATCAAGTCCACCACCAAGGCGCAGCAGGGCCTGTACGAATACGACGCGGTAGCCCGCCTGCGCGACGGGCAGCTCGGCGATGCACGCGTCCACGACATCGGCAACTATATCCGCAAGGGCAAGCTGTGGGAGGCGTTCACGCAACCCGCCCCGCCGGTCCTGCTGATCGACGAGATCGACAAGGCCGATATCGAGTTCCCCAACGACCTGTTGCAGGAACTCGATCGGATGGAGTTCCACGTCTACGAGACCAAGGAAACCGTTCGCGCGGTCGAGCGCCCGATCGTCATCATCACCTCGAACAACGAGAAAGAACTCCCCGACGCGTTCCTCCGCCGCTGTTTCTTCCACTACATCAAATTCCCCGATCGCCAGACCATGCAGGCGATCGTCGACGTCCACTTCCCCGGCATCCAGAAGATCCTCGTCAGCAAGGCGATGGACCTGTTCTACGACGTCCGCGACGTGCCTGGCCTCAAGAAGAAGCCCTCGACCAGCGAGCTGCTAGACTGGCTGAAACTCCTCCTCCACGAGGACATGCCGCTCGACATTCTCCAGAACCGCGATCCGACCAAGGCGATCCCCCCGCTCCACGGCGCGCTGCTCAAGAACGAACAGGACGTCATGCTCTTCGAACGCCTCGCCTTCATGGCAAAGCGCCAGAAGAACCAGGGTTGA
- a CDS encoding DUF6975 family protein, producing the protein MVSNGGIQSGGPGERSAWDALVGLADADGSTVHPHHARLLAGGPGQRNLSDAVHALCAVHGEHPGLIADVLARAIQLEASDWLVRAASGFADERTYLAQLTAAVGPLPSTPGQAETESALVGERHALETLARSERRGCATGAVAALLIDWRSIRLVLDVAAERFGVAIPSLTLPSETHTAAIIASLGASPGPQRAILFGAQQLFAQHRGLWSLLEARSSARGDL; encoded by the coding sequence ATGGTATCGAACGGGGGCATACAAAGCGGGGGGCCGGGGGAGCGGAGCGCATGGGACGCGCTCGTCGGTCTCGCCGACGCCGACGGCAGCACGGTTCACCCGCATCACGCGCGGTTGCTCGCCGGCGGTCCCGGCCAGCGCAATCTCTCCGATGCGGTCCATGCGCTGTGCGCGGTCCACGGCGAGCATCCGGGCCTGATCGCAGACGTGCTCGCGCGCGCGATCCAGCTCGAAGCGTCGGACTGGCTCGTCCGCGCAGCCAGCGGTTTCGCGGACGAACGCACCTATCTCGCTCAGCTCACCGCCGCGGTGGGTCCGCTGCCCTCGACCCCCGGCCAGGCCGAGACCGAATCGGCATTGGTCGGCGAACGTCACGCGCTGGAGACCCTGGCCCGTTCGGAGCGGCGTGGGTGCGCGACCGGGGCGGTCGCGGCGTTGCTGATCGATTGGCGTTCGATCCGCCTCGTGCTCGATGTCGCGGCGGAACGGTTCGGGGTGGCCATCCCCTCGCTCACCCTTCCGTCGGAAACCCACACCGCCGCGATCATCGCATCGCTCGGTGCGTCCCCCGGCCCGCAGCGCGCCATCCTGTTCGGCGCGCAGCAACTGTTCGCACAGCACCGCGGCCTGTGGTCGCTGCTCGAAGCACGGTCGAGCGCCCGCGGCGACCTGTAA
- a CDS encoding S9 family peptidase — protein MRTWLLGLALASVGTAAMAADQVTPPAAPAAPAPAPIRPVEAAAPGDLTMARVFGNPDLSGSQPRAVRLSPDGTLLTSLRNRADEKERFDLWAVDTATGQARMLVDSKTVGSGAELTEAEKMQRERARIGGQKGIVAYDWAPDGKSILVPLDGDLYLAGLDGKVTRLTNTPGGELNPVVSPKGSFVSFVRDQNVFVQPLSGGAARAVTTGGGGTVHFGEAEFVAQEEMDRRTGYWWSPDERYVAVERFDEAPVHTATRASIGATGTKVYEQRYPAAGTPNVLVDLYIMKPDGSGQVKVDLGTDPDIYLARVDWTPDGRMLLVQRQSRDQKLLEMLRVDPATGKSTILFTEKSGVKSWLNLSDAYHVLKDGSLIWRSERSGYGHLYRFAAGKWTQLTKGDWVVTDLVGVDETPKDTNGARLFFLGNKDDVLEQQLYSVDVAKPNAITKLTEAGWWNSATMDAAASRFIISRSNPKQPTQVYLADATGKRISWINENAVVEGHPYYPYLASHQETKFETLKAKNGMTLHYEMITPPLEPGKKYPVFFEHYGGPGTGQQVTRGWQGALPQYLVDRGWIYFKIDNRGSYNRGKAFEDQIYHAMGTVEVEDQLSGANYLKSLPFVEPSKIATYGWSYGGYMSLKMLEKTPGVYAAAVSGAPVTDWQLYDTHYTERYLGDPAKDPASYATSAAVEEANKIVDPLLLIHGMADDNVFLDNSTKVAARMQATATPFEMMFYPGYTHRVSGPGISEHVWGTILNFLDRTVKDKPVAEAAAAAPGSAK, from the coding sequence ATGCGCACATGGTTGCTCGGGCTTGCACTTGCTTCGGTCGGAACCGCCGCGATGGCCGCTGATCAGGTGACGCCACCGGCAGCGCCCGCCGCGCCGGCCCCTGCGCCCATCCGGCCGGTCGAGGCGGCGGCGCCCGGCGACCTGACGATGGCGCGCGTGTTCGGCAACCCGGACCTGTCGGGATCGCAGCCCCGCGCGGTGCGGCTGTCGCCGGACGGCACGCTGCTGACGAGCCTGCGCAACCGTGCCGACGAGAAGGAGCGCTTCGATCTCTGGGCGGTCGATACCGCGACGGGCCAGGCGCGGATGCTGGTCGATTCGAAGACGGTGGGCAGCGGCGCCGAACTGACCGAGGCCGAGAAGATGCAGCGCGAGCGGGCGCGGATCGGCGGTCAGAAGGGCATCGTCGCGTATGACTGGGCGCCCGACGGCAAGTCGATCCTCGTGCCGCTCGACGGCGACCTGTATCTCGCCGGGCTCGACGGCAAGGTCACGCGGCTGACCAACACGCCCGGCGGCGAGTTGAACCCGGTGGTCAGCCCCAAGGGCAGCTTCGTCTCGTTCGTCCGCGACCAGAACGTCTTCGTCCAACCGCTGAGCGGTGGCGCCGCGCGGGCCGTCACGACCGGCGGCGGGGGCACGGTCCACTTCGGCGAGGCGGAGTTCGTCGCGCAGGAGGAAATGGATCGCCGCACCGGCTATTGGTGGTCGCCCGACGAGCGTTACGTCGCGGTCGAGCGGTTCGACGAGGCACCGGTCCACACCGCCACGCGCGCGTCGATCGGCGCTACGGGCACCAAGGTGTATGAGCAGCGCTATCCGGCCGCCGGGACGCCGAACGTGCTGGTCGACCTGTATATCATGAAGCCCGACGGCTCGGGGCAGGTGAAGGTCGATCTCGGCACCGACCCGGACATCTATCTCGCGCGCGTCGACTGGACGCCGGATGGCCGGATGCTGCTGGTGCAGCGCCAGAGCCGCGACCAGAAGCTGTTGGAGATGCTCCGCGTCGATCCGGCGACGGGCAAGTCGACGATCCTGTTCACCGAAAAGTCGGGCGTGAAGAGCTGGCTCAACCTGTCCGACGCGTATCACGTGCTGAAGGACGGCAGCCTGATCTGGCGCTCGGAGCGAAGCGGTTACGGCCACCTCTACCGGTTCGCGGCGGGCAAGTGGACGCAGCTGACCAAGGGCGACTGGGTCGTCACCGACCTCGTTGGGGTGGACGAGACCCCCAAGGATACGAATGGGGCGCGGCTGTTCTTCCTCGGCAACAAGGACGACGTGCTCGAGCAGCAGCTCTACTCGGTCGACGTCGCCAAGCCGAACGCGATCACCAAGCTGACCGAGGCCGGCTGGTGGAACAGCGCGACGATGGATGCGGCGGCGAGCCGCTTCATCATCTCGCGCTCGAATCCGAAGCAGCCGACGCAGGTGTATCTCGCGGACGCGACCGGCAAGCGGATCTCGTGGATCAACGAGAATGCGGTGGTCGAGGGGCATCCGTACTACCCGTATCTCGCCAGCCATCAGGAAACCAAGTTCGAGACGCTGAAGGCCAAGAACGGCATGACGCTCCATTACGAGATGATCACGCCGCCGCTGGAGCCGGGTAAGAAATACCCGGTGTTCTTCGAACATTACGGCGGCCCCGGCACCGGCCAGCAGGTCACGCGCGGCTGGCAGGGTGCGCTGCCGCAGTATCTCGTCGATCGCGGCTGGATCTATTTCAAGATCGACAATCGTGGCTCGTATAATCGCGGCAAGGCGTTCGAGGACCAGATCTATCACGCGATGGGTACGGTCGAGGTCGAGGATCAGCTTTCGGGTGCGAACTATCTAAAGTCGCTGCCATTCGTCGAGCCGAGCAAGATTGCGACCTATGGCTGGTCGTATGGTGGCTATATGTCGTTGAAGATGCTGGAGAAGACGCCGGGCGTGTACGCCGCCGCCGTATCGGGTGCGCCGGTCACCGACTGGCAGCTGTACGACACTCATTATACCGAGCGCTATCTCGGCGATCCGGCGAAGGACCCGGCGAGCTACGCGACGTCGGCCGCGGTCGAGGAAGCGAACAAGATCGTCGATCCGTTGCTGCTGATCCACGGCATGGCGGACGACAACGTGTTCCTCGACAATTCGACCAAGGTGGCGGCGCGCATGCAGGCGACTGCAACGCCGTTCGAGATGATGTTCTACCCGGGCTATACGCACCGCGTGTCGGGGCCGGGGATCAGCGAGCATGTCTGGGGGACTATCCTGAACTTCCTCGACCGGACGGTGAAGGACAAGCCGGTGGCTGAGGCGGCTGCTGCGGCGCCAGGTTCGGCGAAGTAA